From Bacillus pumilus, one genomic window encodes:
- the spoIID gene encoding stage II sporulation protein D: MKPMIWTIAGICIIILMIPTLLVLPTFQGKPEVSQHVSAEPSVKKEVKGTVKLKQSPVAIPVYRSAHQQVENIPLEEYVIGVVASEMPADFEMEALKAQALAARTYIVRQMIIDKTVKSPKGSLVDDTQMFQVYKNKQELKKIWGKAYNWKLKKVTEAVASTQGKVLTYDEKPIDASFFSTSNGKTENAEAYWKNEIPYLKSVSSKWDEKSPKFQNKKTITVSEFQQKLGVTLTQQAQVGQIVERTPGNQVAKAVINGKTLTGRDIRESLGLHSADFTWERQGQQIIITTKGYGHGVGMSQYGAHYMAQSGKKVEAIVKHYYKGIQIESAERFLNTYMAKK; the protein is encoded by the coding sequence ATGAAACCAATGATATGGACAATCGCAGGAATATGCATCATTATTTTAATGATTCCAACTTTACTTGTGTTGCCGACGTTTCAAGGGAAACCGGAGGTAAGCCAGCATGTATCAGCGGAGCCATCAGTTAAAAAAGAAGTGAAGGGTACAGTCAAATTGAAGCAATCACCCGTCGCTATCCCCGTCTATCGTTCAGCTCATCAGCAGGTAGAAAACATCCCCTTAGAAGAGTATGTGATCGGTGTCGTAGCGTCTGAAATGCCAGCTGATTTTGAAATGGAAGCACTCAAGGCACAGGCACTCGCTGCAAGAACGTATATCGTCAGACAAATGATCATCGATAAGACTGTCAAATCACCAAAGGGCTCTCTTGTAGATGACACCCAAATGTTCCAAGTTTATAAAAACAAGCAGGAACTCAAGAAAATTTGGGGGAAAGCGTACAATTGGAAGTTAAAAAAAGTCACAGAAGCTGTCGCCAGCACACAAGGAAAAGTGCTGACTTATGATGAGAAACCAATTGATGCCTCATTCTTTTCAACAAGTAACGGAAAAACGGAAAATGCCGAAGCTTATTGGAAAAACGAAATCCCATATTTGAAAAGTGTCTCAAGTAAATGGGACGAAAAATCGCCAAAATTTCAAAATAAGAAAACCATCACAGTTAGTGAATTTCAGCAAAAATTAGGTGTGACGCTCACTCAGCAGGCTCAGGTAGGACAGATAGTAGAACGGACGCCAGGAAATCAAGTAGCGAAAGCCGTAATAAACGGTAAAACATTGACAGGCAGAGACATTCGAGAGTCACTAGGACTTCATTCAGCGGACTTTACATGGGAACGACAGGGCCAGCAAATTATCATTACGACAAAAGGGTATGGCCATGGGGTTGGAATGAGTCAGTATGGTGCGCACTATATGGCACAGTCAGGCAAAAAAGTAGAGGCTATCGTGAAACATTATTATAAAGGGATTCAAATTGAATCAGCTGAACGTTTTCTCAACACGTATATGGCTAAAAAATAA
- the rpmG gene encoding 50S ribosomal protein L33: MRVKITLACTETGDRNYITTKNKRTNPDRLELKKYSPRLKKYTLHRETK, from the coding sequence ATGCGCGTAAAAATTACCTTAGCCTGTACTGAAACGGGTGACAGAAACTATATCACAACAAAGAATAAAAGAACGAACCCGGACCGACTGGAGTTAAAAAAATATTCTCCTCGGCTAAAGAAATATACCCTTCATAGAGAAACAAAATGA
- the rpsN gene encoding 30S ribosomal protein S14 yields MAKKSKIAKEKKRQQLVLKYAELRKELKEKGDYEALRKLPRDSSPTRLKNRCELTGRPRGYLRKFKMSRIAFRELAYKGHIPGVKKSSW; encoded by the coding sequence GTGGCAAAGAAATCTAAGATTGCTAAAGAAAAAAAGCGGCAGCAGCTTGTATTGAAATATGCAGAATTAAGAAAAGAGTTAAAAGAAAAAGGTGACTATGAAGCTTTACGGAAATTACCTAGAGACTCTTCCCCTACCCGCTTAAAAAACCGCTGTGAATTAACCGGCCGCCCTAGAGGTTACTTACGAAAATTTAAAATGTCTAGAATTGCTTTTCGTGAGCTTGCCTATAAGGGCCACATCCCAGGAGTAAAAAAATCGAGCTGGTAA
- a CDS encoding L-lactate MFS transporter, with amino-acid sequence MNKSKNRWLIATSAVGIHLSIGSVYAWSVFTNPLHQAFQWSLTEISLTFSIAILFLGLSAAFMGHFVERYGPRASGLFSAIFFGIGMTGSGFAVHMSSLPLLYLFYGVLAGIGLGVGYIAPVSTLVKWFPDRRGLATGLAIMGFGFASLICSPIIQYLIEKVDIANTFYILGISYFMIMVISSLYLSPPTSEDVKQFDVLKTNQRKIPQDLSQLTANEAIKTRRFYYLWLMLFINITCGIAIISVASPLAQESVGFTAGAAATLVGILGAFNGLGRIGWASFSDYIGRPNTYTIFFSIQLIAFPLLPYLKEPFVFSIVMAIIYTCYGGGFASIPAYIGDLFGTKQLGAIHGYILTAWAAAGLAGPLFSSFIRDITGNYTQSLMVFSGLFFIAFIISLLIRKDIQQLRETNLTATSSVSARP; translated from the coding sequence ATGAACAAATCGAAAAATCGCTGGCTCATTGCAACAAGTGCTGTAGGAATTCATTTATCTATTGGGTCTGTTTATGCTTGGAGTGTTTTTACGAATCCTTTACATCAAGCTTTTCAGTGGTCATTGACAGAAATAAGCTTGACCTTCAGTATTGCTATTTTATTTTTAGGATTATCTGCTGCTTTCATGGGGCATTTCGTTGAAAGGTATGGTCCAAGAGCATCGGGGCTTTTCTCAGCCATTTTCTTCGGTATCGGAATGACAGGATCAGGGTTCGCTGTCCACATGTCCTCACTCCCTCTCCTCTATTTATTTTATGGTGTACTCGCTGGGATAGGATTAGGGGTAGGTTACATTGCACCTGTATCAACTTTAGTGAAATGGTTTCCGGACCGAAGAGGACTTGCAACCGGCTTAGCTATTATGGGTTTTGGATTTGCTTCTCTTATTTGCAGCCCAATTATCCAATATCTCATTGAAAAAGTGGACATCGCAAATACCTTTTACATTCTTGGAATTTCCTATTTTATGATCATGGTGATCTCATCTCTTTATTTATCACCACCAACATCTGAAGACGTCAAACAGTTTGACGTGTTAAAAACAAATCAAAGAAAAATCCCTCAGGATTTATCACAGCTTACAGCAAATGAAGCGATCAAAACAAGACGTTTTTATTATTTGTGGCTCATGCTCTTTATTAATATCACATGCGGAATTGCCATTATTTCAGTTGCATCGCCTCTTGCTCAAGAAAGTGTTGGATTCACTGCAGGTGCTGCAGCTACCCTTGTTGGTATTTTAGGTGCTTTTAATGGTTTAGGGCGGATTGGCTGGGCATCCTTCTCAGATTATATCGGAAGGCCGAATACGTATACAATCTTCTTTAGTATCCAGCTCATTGCCTTTCCTTTACTCCCCTATTTAAAAGAACCGTTCGTCTTTTCAATCGTGATGGCGATCATTTATACGTGCTATGGAGGAGGGTTTGCTTCAATTCCAGCCTATATTGGGGATTTATTTGGCACGAAACAACTTGGTGCCATACACGGTTATATTCTGACTGCCTGGGCCGCTGCTGGTTTAGCTGGACCTTTATTTTCATCCTTTATTCGAGATATAACAGGTAACTACACGCAAAGTCTGATGGTGTTCTCTGGCTTATTTTTCATTGCTTTTATCATATCTCTTCTCATACGGAAAGATATTCAACAGCTTAGAGAAACAAACCTTACTGCTACTTCTTCTGTCTCAGCCCGACCTTAA
- the moaA gene encoding GTP 3',8-cyclase MoaA, with the protein MDSILDKRHRPLRDLRISVTDRCNFRCTYCMPAEIFGPDYPFLNKEELLSFEEIEQLATLFAKDLGVVKIRITGGEPLMRKDLPILIEKLSKIPGIEDIAMTTNGTLLPLYADKLKKAGLQRVTISLDSLNPDRFMQMNGRNISIQKVFDGIEAAKKAGLAIKINMVVQKGVNDQDVLPMAAYFKKEGHVLRFIEFMDVGNTNKWNLEHVMTKKEIIGLIDSTFPIKPEPPQYPGEVANRFFYKDGSGEIGIISSVSDAFCGTCNRARLSARGELFTCLFASSGFDLKRVIRSAKDNEDIKNILKELWSNRHDQYSAEREQKKDQKKVEMSYIGG; encoded by the coding sequence ATGGACAGTATATTGGATAAGAGACATCGACCATTGCGCGATTTAAGAATATCAGTAACAGATCGCTGTAACTTTAGATGTACGTACTGTATGCCTGCTGAAATTTTTGGACCAGATTATCCTTTTTTGAATAAAGAAGAACTGCTTAGTTTCGAAGAAATTGAACAGCTTGCTACCCTTTTTGCAAAGGACTTAGGTGTGGTGAAAATACGCATCACGGGTGGTGAACCTTTAATGCGAAAAGATTTGCCTATCTTAATAGAAAAGCTCTCAAAAATTCCAGGAATCGAAGACATTGCTATGACAACCAATGGAACGCTTTTACCTTTATATGCTGATAAGTTAAAGAAAGCAGGTCTTCAGAGAGTCACCATTAGTTTGGATTCATTAAATCCTGACCGTTTTATGCAAATGAACGGAAGGAATATTTCTATCCAAAAAGTGTTTGATGGGATTGAGGCTGCAAAAAAAGCTGGACTTGCTATTAAGATCAATATGGTTGTTCAAAAAGGTGTGAATGATCAGGATGTTTTACCAATGGCAGCTTACTTTAAAAAAGAAGGACATGTTCTCAGATTTATCGAGTTTATGGATGTTGGAAATACGAACAAATGGAATCTAGAGCATGTCATGACAAAGAAAGAGATCATTGGTCTAATTGATTCAACATTTCCTATCAAACCAGAACCTCCTCAATATCCAGGTGAAGTAGCCAACCGATTCTTTTATAAAGATGGTTCAGGAGAGATAGGCATTATTTCTTCTGTTTCAGATGCTTTTTGTGGAACATGTAACAGAGCGAGGCTTTCTGCTCGCGGTGAATTGTTTACATGTCTTTTTGCCTCGTCGGGTTTTGATCTGAAACGGGTGATTCGCTCGGCTAAAGATAATGAAGATATAAAGAATATATTGAAGGAACTATGGTCGAATAGACATGATCAATATTCAGCCGAGAGAGAACAGAAGAAAGATCAGAAAAAAGTTGAAATGTCATACATCGGTGGGTAG
- a CDS encoding VWA domain-containing protein, protein MLKKVFTLVTLAVLTLSMSISSPVFAKASTVKKHNKDVRVTILLDASGSMARKVEGERKFDLAKQEVFKFAQSLPKDAKIRMSLFGSEGNNKNSGKAQSCEVIRGVYGVQPYEKESFENSLNGLGPNGWTPIARALENAKQTDEQLNGGTKHIVYLITDGEETCGGDPVKVAKELHNSKGSTVVNVIGLDFNDGYEGQLKQVAKAGKGQYYQASTGKEMGSILSAESLKLHE, encoded by the coding sequence ATGTTGAAAAAAGTATTTACACTCGTAACCTTAGCTGTATTGACATTATCTATGTCAATCTCTTCACCAGTATTTGCAAAAGCATCTACAGTCAAAAAACATAACAAAGATGTAAGAGTTACTATCTTACTTGATGCAAGTGGAAGCATGGCAAGAAAAGTAGAGGGAGAACGCAAATTTGACCTCGCAAAACAAGAGGTATTTAAATTTGCTCAGTCACTTCCAAAAGACGCTAAAATTCGTATGAGCTTGTTTGGCTCTGAAGGTAACAACAAAAATTCAGGTAAAGCTCAATCATGTGAAGTCATTAGAGGCGTTTATGGCGTACAGCCTTACGAAAAAGAAAGCTTTGAAAACTCTTTAAACGGACTTGGACCAAATGGCTGGACACCGATTGCTCGTGCTCTTGAAAATGCAAAGCAAACGGATGAACAGCTTAATGGTGGAACAAAACATATTGTGTACCTAATCACTGATGGTGAAGAAACTTGTGGCGGAGATCCAGTAAAAGTAGCAAAAGAATTGCATAACTCAAAAGGATCGACTGTTGTTAATGTGATCGGATTAGACTTTAACGATGGCTATGAAGGTCAATTGAAGCAAGTAGCCAAAGCGGGTAAAGGCCAATACTACCAAGCAAGCACTGGTAAAGAAATGGGTTCTATCTTGTCGGCAGAATCATTAAAACTACACGAATAA
- the fdhD gene encoding formate dehydrogenase accessory sulfurtransferase FdhD, which translates to MNPSVKKKRVIHQYSEGQFTCKTDEVVEEFPLTVIVNGEEFVTLVCSPDHLKELVIGFLASEGVIRFENEIKRFTIDESMGFAYVDLVHPSGFQSSDFTKRVIGSCCGKGRHFYFLQDVKTAKTAIDRINISAETCMHLMKCLQEESQLFQHTGGVHNAGLCDTEKLFITRTDIGRHNALDKIYGYCLLHRIPLRDKILVFSGRISSEVLLKAAKLGVSIVISKSAPTELALNMAEELNITTVGFVRGKSFNIYTHHQRITE; encoded by the coding sequence ATGAATCCTTCTGTTAAAAAGAAACGAGTCATACACCAATACAGTGAAGGCCAATTTACTTGCAAAACAGATGAAGTTGTAGAAGAATTCCCTTTAACTGTGATCGTGAATGGAGAGGAATTTGTGACACTTGTTTGTTCACCAGATCATTTGAAAGAATTGGTTATCGGTTTTTTAGCTTCAGAAGGAGTCATTCGATTTGAAAATGAGATTAAAAGGTTTACAATAGATGAAAGTATGGGCTTTGCATATGTTGATTTAGTTCACCCAAGCGGATTTCAGTCATCAGATTTTACAAAGCGAGTGATTGGTTCTTGTTGTGGGAAAGGGAGACACTTTTATTTTCTCCAAGATGTGAAAACAGCAAAAACAGCCATTGATCGAATCAACATTTCTGCTGAAACCTGTATGCATCTAATGAAGTGTTTACAAGAAGAAAGCCAATTATTTCAACATACTGGTGGTGTGCATAATGCTGGACTGTGTGACACAGAGAAGCTATTCATCACTAGAACTGATATAGGAAGACATAATGCTTTAGATAAAATCTATGGTTACTGTTTACTTCATCGAATTCCACTTAGAGATAAAATCCTTGTGTTTAGCGGCCGGATATCGTCAGAAGTTTTATTGAAGGCAGCCAAACTAGGAGTGTCGATCGTCATCTCAAAATCAGCACCTACTGAGCTGGCGCTTAATATGGCAGAAGAATTAAATATCACGACAGTTGGATTCGTCAGAGGAAAATCTTTTAATATCTACACTCACCATCAGCGTATTACAGAATAG
- a CDS encoding GTP-binding protein, with product MNKRIPVTVLSGFLGAGKTTILNHVLQNRKGLKVAVIVNDMSEINIDAELVKQGGELSRSDEKLVELSNGCICCTLREDLLIEVERLCKTGHIDYIVIESTGISEPIPVAQTFSYIDEEMGIDLTRFCRLDTMVTVVDANRFWTDFQSGESLLDRKQAVSDDDEREISDLLIDQIEFCDVLIINKCDLVSNSELDRLERVLTTLQPEASIIRTSKGQVKPSDILNTGLFDFEKSSASAGWIKEINAGHSQHTPETEEYQISSFVYERRLPFHTGRLNNWLDQMPEQIVRAKGFTWLATHHDLTILISQAGKSVAIEPIAYWIAALPEQDKARILKQEPELLDEWDAEFGDRHTKLVFIGVDLPKADIIRTLDQCLLTPEEFDQDWTTFEDPFQWKIQH from the coding sequence ATGAATAAGCGAATACCTGTTACAGTATTAAGCGGTTTTTTAGGAGCAGGAAAAACAACAATATTAAATCATGTCCTACAAAATCGTAAAGGGTTAAAAGTAGCTGTAATTGTCAATGACATGAGCGAAATTAATATTGATGCAGAACTAGTCAAACAAGGCGGTGAGCTCTCTCGATCAGATGAGAAACTAGTTGAATTGTCTAATGGTTGTATTTGCTGCACATTAAGAGAAGATTTGTTAATCGAAGTAGAACGCCTGTGTAAAACTGGTCATATTGATTATATTGTCATTGAGTCAACAGGTATTAGTGAACCAATTCCAGTCGCGCAAACTTTCTCTTATATTGATGAAGAAATGGGAATAGATTTGACACGCTTTTGCCGGTTAGACACGATGGTCACTGTTGTAGATGCGAACCGTTTCTGGACCGACTTCCAGTCAGGAGAAAGTTTATTAGACCGTAAACAAGCCGTTTCCGATGATGACGAACGAGAAATTTCCGATTTACTTATTGATCAAATTGAATTTTGTGACGTGCTGATTATAAATAAGTGTGATCTAGTATCAAACTCAGAATTAGATCGACTTGAGCGCGTGCTGACCACACTTCAACCAGAAGCATCTATCATCAGAACCTCAAAAGGGCAAGTAAAGCCAAGTGACATTTTAAATACTGGTTTATTCGACTTTGAAAAATCCAGTGCTTCTGCTGGCTGGATCAAAGAAATCAACGCCGGGCATTCTCAGCATACGCCGGAAACAGAAGAATACCAAATCTCATCCTTTGTTTATGAAAGAAGACTCCCCTTTCATACCGGCAGGTTAAATAATTGGTTAGATCAGATGCCGGAGCAAATAGTTCGCGCTAAAGGATTTACATGGCTTGCCACACATCATGATTTAACCATTTTAATTTCACAGGCCGGAAAATCTGTTGCGATTGAACCAATTGCATACTGGATTGCTGCCTTGCCTGAGCAAGATAAGGCACGGATATTAAAGCAAGAACCAGAGCTTCTTGACGAGTGGGACGCAGAATTTGGTGATCGGCATACAAAACTTGTGTTTATCGGCGTAGATTTGCCTAAAGCAGATATCATTCGCACACTAGATCAATGCTTACTCACACCTGAAGAATTTGATCAAGATTGGACTACATTTGAAGACCCCTTTCAATGGAAAATCCAACATTAA
- a CDS encoding FdhF/YdeP family oxidoreductase: MGRTKHKGPIKLNKKPSPKLWASFAPMGLGKVKPKHIRDTMKVAWENKDNLPYAYRILTQGVCDGCALGVSGLYDQTLAGPHICTTRLNVLRLNTMPAIDPKWFEDIQQLKQMDSTSLRKLGRIPYPLIRKKGDNAFTRISWDDALDQIAAKIKSIDKRQLAFYLTARGITNEVYYTAAKAARFIGTNHIDNASRICHSPSKTALKRSLGIGASSCNYNDWIGTDVLIFWGSVAANNQPVSTKYMYAAKKKGTKIIVINPYKEPAMEKYWVPSIPESALFGTKIADDFYQVNIGGDIAFMNGVIKHWFDMEQHAPHSALDHEFIQAHTTGIQDLKQHVAQLKWGDLEASSGLSKERMKEFANLLANANSGVFIWSMGLTQHRFATDNISQVANLAMLRGFIGRKHCGVMPIRGHSGVQGSGEMGADPFVLPGSDFDEENIERIEKIWGFDIPKWHGDTIGQSFEKMALPKEHPQKLKMLFTSGGNFLETMPNPDAIEKALSELELRVHQDIILNTSTLVEAEETVIVLPAMTRYEQPGGGTSTSTERMVYFSPEIEGPRIEEARAEWDIYIDLAKRVRPEDAELIHFETAEDIRREIAVANRNYDGIQHLRHKGDVFQWGGAWLCEDGECPTPDGKGHLLPAQLPQYRKTEGHFNITTRRGKQFNSMIYSEKDAFNGGKRHSILMNNEDAKELYVQEGDPVVLFNQYGSYQGVAQFGDLKRGNIAVYWPEGNVLIPKGVYESYSQIPEYNTAAILEKAETFHARKDQHYVEKRIDELETTLN, from the coding sequence ATGGGGAGAACAAAACATAAGGGGCCTATTAAGCTTAATAAAAAACCCTCACCAAAGCTATGGGCCTCTTTTGCGCCTATGGGGCTTGGAAAAGTAAAACCGAAACACATTCGAGATACGATGAAAGTGGCATGGGAAAACAAGGATAATCTCCCCTATGCATATCGTATTTTAACGCAGGGCGTGTGTGATGGCTGTGCCCTGGGTGTTTCAGGGTTATATGACCAAACGCTCGCAGGACCTCATATATGCACCACAAGACTAAATGTACTTCGTCTTAATACAATGCCAGCTATTGATCCAAAATGGTTCGAAGATATTCAACAGCTCAAACAAATGGACAGCACCTCTCTTCGCAAACTTGGCCGTATTCCTTATCCACTGATTCGAAAAAAAGGTGACAATGCCTTTACGCGTATTTCCTGGGATGATGCATTAGATCAAATCGCAGCTAAAATCAAATCAATTGATAAACGGCAGCTCGCTTTCTATTTAACGGCTAGAGGAATTACAAATGAAGTCTATTATACCGCTGCGAAGGCAGCTCGCTTTATCGGGACAAATCATATTGATAATGCGTCTCGCATATGTCATTCACCGAGCAAAACCGCTCTTAAACGATCCCTTGGTATAGGAGCCTCCAGCTGTAATTACAACGATTGGATCGGAACGGATGTCTTAATTTTTTGGGGATCTGTCGCAGCAAACAATCAGCCCGTTTCCACTAAATATATGTATGCGGCGAAAAAGAAAGGAACCAAAATTATTGTCATCAATCCGTACAAAGAGCCTGCCATGGAAAAGTACTGGGTTCCCTCTATTCCAGAAAGTGCTCTATTCGGCACAAAAATCGCGGATGATTTCTATCAAGTCAATATAGGCGGCGATATTGCGTTTATGAACGGCGTCATCAAACATTGGTTTGACATGGAGCAGCATGCTCCCCATTCCGCTCTTGATCATGAATTTATTCAAGCCCATACTACCGGCATACAGGATTTAAAGCAGCATGTCGCACAGTTGAAGTGGGGGGACCTAGAAGCATCATCAGGCTTATCAAAAGAAAGAATGAAGGAATTTGCGAACCTCCTTGCCAATGCCAATTCAGGCGTTTTTATTTGGAGTATGGGTCTTACCCAGCACCGCTTTGCAACTGATAATATATCACAGGTCGCCAACCTTGCTATGTTACGTGGATTTATTGGCAGGAAACATTGTGGTGTCATGCCAATTCGGGGGCATAGCGGCGTTCAAGGTTCTGGTGAAATGGGTGCTGATCCATTCGTTTTGCCGGGCAGTGATTTTGATGAAGAGAATATTGAAAGAATCGAAAAAATTTGGGGGTTTGACATTCCGAAATGGCATGGTGACACCATTGGGCAATCCTTTGAGAAAATGGCTCTCCCAAAAGAACATCCGCAAAAACTCAAAATGCTGTTTACGAGCGGCGGAAACTTTTTAGAAACGATGCCAAATCCAGATGCGATCGAAAAAGCTTTATCTGAGCTTGAACTCCGTGTCCATCAAGATATCATTTTGAATACCTCTACACTTGTAGAGGCAGAAGAGACGGTAATTGTTCTGCCTGCTATGACAAGATATGAACAGCCAGGCGGCGGTACATCAACTAGTACGGAACGCATGGTATATTTCAGTCCAGAAATTGAAGGACCTCGTATTGAGGAAGCCAGAGCAGAATGGGACATTTATATTGATCTTGCAAAAAGAGTCCGGCCAGAAGATGCTGAGCTGATTCATTTCGAAACAGCTGAAGACATTCGCCGTGAGATTGCGGTCGCAAATCGAAACTATGACGGCATCCAGCATTTGCGTCATAAAGGAGACGTTTTTCAATGGGGTGGCGCATGGCTATGTGAAGACGGGGAGTGTCCAACACCAGACGGCAAAGGACATCTTCTTCCTGCCCAGCTGCCTCAATACCGAAAAACCGAGGGACATTTTAATATCACGACAAGAAGAGGAAAGCAATTCAACTCCATGATCTATAGTGAAAAGGATGCCTTTAATGGTGGGAAGCGTCATTCTATCTTGATGAATAACGAAGATGCAAAAGAACTTTATGTCCAAGAAGGTGATCCAGTTGTCTTGTTTAATCAATATGGGTCCTATCAAGGAGTGGCTCAATTCGGGGATTTGAAACGTGGCAATATCGCTGTTTATTGGCCTGAAGGGAACGTTTTAATTCCAAAGGGTGTGTATGAGAGCTACTCACAGATTCCCGAGTATAATACGGCGGCAATATTAGAAAAAGCCGAAACTTTTCATGCAAGAAAAGATCAGCACTACGTGGAGAAACGAATTGATGAATTAGAAACCACTTTGAATTGA
- a CDS encoding VWA domain-containing protein, whose amino-acid sequence MKRNIVLTILASLVLLLSSPAHAVTKQEPAHVVILLDLSGSMAQSVEGEKKIDIAKRSIQSFASILSEDTQVLLRVFGHEGTNKNAGKAVSCGSSEAVYGFGSYEPSTFQQALNVYKPTGWTPLAKALTDTKQDFEDHQAEGKNIVYVVSDGKETCGGSPSQAAKELHEDGIDTIVNIIGFDVNEKEAKSLKSVAKAGGGQYQPAANAEELNHILQNEASAFGQ is encoded by the coding sequence ATGAAACGAAATATTGTATTAACCATTTTGGCTAGTCTTGTCCTGCTTCTTTCTTCACCAGCTCATGCTGTGACAAAACAGGAGCCTGCTCATGTGGTGATATTACTTGATTTAAGCGGCAGCATGGCACAATCAGTTGAAGGCGAAAAGAAAATCGATATCGCCAAACGTTCTATTCAAAGCTTCGCAAGTATTTTATCAGAAGATACACAAGTCCTGCTACGTGTGTTTGGTCATGAAGGAACCAATAAAAATGCAGGAAAAGCAGTTTCTTGTGGAAGCTCTGAAGCCGTTTACGGATTTGGATCATATGAGCCATCAACATTTCAGCAAGCACTGAATGTGTATAAGCCGACCGGCTGGACACCACTTGCAAAAGCATTAACAGATACGAAACAAGATTTTGAAGATCACCAGGCTGAAGGAAAAAATATTGTCTATGTCGTCAGTGATGGTAAAGAAACTTGTGGAGGAAGCCCTTCACAAGCAGCAAAGGAATTACATGAAGACGGAATTGACACCATCGTCAATATCATCGGCTTTGACGTGAATGAAAAAGAAGCAAAAAGTCTAAAGTCTGTTGCCAAAGCGGGTGGTGGACAATATCAACCGGCTGCGAATGCCGAAGAATTGAATCACATTCTACAAAATGAAGCGAGCGCTTTTGGTCAGTAG
- a CDS encoding DUF5362 family protein, translating into MQQTEKIIQSLHSITKWGKVGSIFLYISGGLAILIGFWLVLPAALGVFLIMMGIHVQKSVNAAEQLIQAPDTSYEELLEQYAKMMKMQTLFAISSIVTVILSFIAIILMLILGGLAFLQEIPSDVQQYEGEYEQELGDFY; encoded by the coding sequence TTGCAACAAACTGAGAAAATCATTCAATCTCTTCATTCGATCACAAAGTGGGGAAAAGTTGGTAGTATATTTCTCTATATTTCAGGCGGCCTAGCTATTCTTATTGGTTTTTGGCTTGTTCTTCCTGCTGCCCTTGGCGTCTTCCTCATTATGATGGGAATCCATGTACAAAAATCTGTAAACGCAGCTGAACAATTAATTCAAGCTCCTGATACTTCTTATGAAGAGTTATTAGAACAATATGCTAAGATGATGAAAATGCAGACGCTATTTGCCATATCAAGTATTGTCACAGTCATTCTCTCATTCATCGCCATTATCTTGATGCTGATATTAGGTGGCCTAGCCTTTCTTCAAGAAATTCCTAGTGACGTCCAGCAATACGAAGGTGAATACGAACAAGAGCTTGGTGACTTTTATTAA